The Anaerosoma tenue genome has a window encoding:
- a CDS encoding ATP-binding protein: protein MTAHSAPHVGRITVAIASGKGGTGKTLVATNLAVAAARSGSPVALVDCDADAPNDALFLAPDAPQASPVEVPLPVVDESACTLCGACRRTCAYGAIRILGSKVIVFPELCHNCGACVRVCRPGALSERPARVGEVEWGSVGGALTAPTGVDVVTARLDIGEVKAPTVIRAARKRAAVFNRAVTILDASPGVACSAVAGVRDADVLVLVTEPTPFGMHDLELAVALGRDMGIPLGVVINRDGAGSADVAAYCAGESIPILARIPFDRRVAEVYADGGLVIDEHPDGAAWFGGLLSAVRELAEEEA, encoded by the coding sequence ATGACCGCACACTCGGCACCGCATGTGGGGCGGATCACCGTAGCGATCGCGTCGGGCAAGGGGGGCACGGGCAAGACGCTCGTGGCCACCAACCTCGCGGTAGCCGCGGCCCGATCGGGCTCGCCTGTGGCGCTCGTTGACTGCGATGCGGACGCACCCAACGACGCGCTGTTCCTGGCGCCTGACGCGCCACAGGCGAGTCCCGTGGAAGTGCCGCTCCCGGTGGTGGACGAGAGCGCGTGCACGCTCTGCGGCGCGTGTCGTCGCACATGCGCGTACGGCGCCATACGCATTCTCGGCAGCAAGGTCATCGTCTTCCCCGAGTTGTGCCACAACTGCGGCGCGTGCGTTCGCGTGTGCCGTCCTGGTGCTCTGAGCGAACGGCCCGCCAGGGTGGGCGAGGTGGAGTGGGGGTCCGTGGGCGGTGCGCTGACGGCGCCGACAGGCGTGGACGTGGTGACCGCCAGGCTGGACATCGGTGAGGTGAAGGCGCCCACGGTCATCAGGGCCGCACGGAAGCGGGCCGCGGTCTTCAACCGGGCGGTCACCATACTCGACGCGTCGCCGGGGGTGGCGTGTTCGGCCGTGGCCGGTGTGCGCGATGCCGACGTGCTGGTGCTGGTGACCGAGCCCACGCCGTTCGGCATGCATGACCTTGAGCTCGCGGTCGCCCTCGGCCGGGACATGGGTATCCCGCTCGGCGTTGTGATCAACCGGGACGGGGCCGGCTCGGCCGACGTGGCGGCCTACTGCGCCGGAGAGAGCATCCCCATCCTTGCGCGGATACCGTTCGACCGGCGTGTCGCCGAGGTGTACGCGGACGGTGGATTGGTGATCGACGAGCATCCGGACGGAGCCGCCTGGTTCGGCGGGCTGCTGAGCGCCGTTCGCGAGCTCGCGGAGGAGGAGGCGTGA
- a CDS encoding NifB/NifX family molybdenum-iron cluster-binding protein, whose product MSDNGRIVLAVPTNGAGGLEGERSGHFGRCDCFTIVEIEGGSIVATRVVDNPPHMEGGCLRPVNLLKGEGVNALVVGGIGGRPLAGFNDVGITVYFDTTIPQVGAVAEKVATGEVDVIDPSFVCGGH is encoded by the coding sequence GTGAGCGACAACGGACGGATCGTACTGGCGGTGCCCACCAACGGCGCGGGCGGTCTCGAGGGTGAGCGGTCGGGCCATTTCGGCCGCTGCGACTGCTTCACGATCGTGGAGATCGAGGGCGGCTCGATCGTGGCCACGAGGGTGGTGGACAACCCGCCGCACATGGAGGGCGGCTGTCTCCGCCCGGTGAACCTGCTCAAGGGCGAGGGTGTGAACGCGCTCGTGGTGGGCGGTATCGGCGGCAGGCCGCTCGCGGGCTTCAACGACGTGGGCATCACCGTGTACTTCGACACCACCATCCCGCAGGTCGGGGCCGTTGCGGAGAAGGTCGCCACCGGCGAGGTGGACGTGATCGACCCTTCGTTCGTGTGCGGCGGGCACTAG
- a CDS encoding NifB/NifX family molybdenum-iron cluster-binding protein, with the protein MKVAVSALGSTLDAMVDQRFGRAQYFIIADTGSDGIEVVDNAVNKGATGGAGIGAAELMSDHQVEAVVTGHLGPNAFNALKAAGIPGYEGSGKTVKDALTALEAGELRELTEAGEAHAG; encoded by the coding sequence ATGAAGGTAGCGGTCTCGGCTCTCGGATCCACTCTCGACGCCATGGTGGACCAGCGTTTCGGGCGCGCACAGTACTTCATCATCGCCGACACCGGCAGCGACGGCATCGAGGTGGTGGACAACGCGGTGAACAAGGGCGCCACGGGCGGTGCGGGCATCGGTGCGGCCGAGTTGATGTCTGATCATCAGGTCGAGGCGGTCGTGACCGGTCACCTCGGCCCGAACGCGTTCAACGCCCTCAAGGCGGCGGGCATCCCGGGCTACGAGGGTAGCGGCAAGACCGTCAAGGACGCTCTCACGGCGCTGGAAGCAGGAGAGCTGCGGGAGTTGACCGAGGCAGGGGAAGCGCACGCCGGCTGA
- a CDS encoding PadR family transcriptional regulator: protein MEPALLAALVRSEGHGYDLAHAVEEMTDGEVVPDIGGLYRILRRLESDGFVVSRWEEGDSGPQRRSYSITEDGRLLLEHWIGHLEERRHALDVLIDVARSASSPA, encoded by the coding sequence GTGGAACCCGCGCTGCTCGCAGCCCTAGTGCGATCGGAGGGACACGGCTACGATCTCGCGCACGCGGTCGAGGAGATGACGGACGGCGAGGTCGTGCCCGATATCGGCGGCCTCTACCGCATCCTTCGCCGTCTGGAGAGTGACGGGTTCGTGGTGTCGCGATGGGAAGAGGGCGACTCGGGCCCCCAGCGCCGCTCGTACAGCATCACGGAAGACGGGCGCCTGCTGCTCGAGCATTGGATCGGTCATCTGGAGGAGCGGCGGCACGCACTCGACGTGCTGATCGATGTCGCTCGCTCCGCTTCATCCCCGGCGTAG
- the ftsH gene encoding ATP-dependent zinc metalloprotease FtsH, whose translation MNRNLRTALLYLFFIVLGLLFLANTLQPAGVTDELSYSEFTTALKAGRVVSAEVFARSQEIEGEYYPDDDALAQGEHKVFVTNYLDGAALTEDLKRYEPNEGYTVNMQDNQIWLSLLTSFVPIVIIVIVMFWLINQMQGGNSKVMSFGKSRAKRITRDQPRITFKDVAGVDEAVEELEEIKEFLANPGKFQALGAKIPKGVLLVGPPGTGKTLLARAVAGEAGVPFFTISGSDFVEMFVGVGASRVRDLFEQAKAASPCIVFIDELDAVGRMRGAGLGGGHDEREQTLNQLLVEMDGFDIKDNVIIMAATNRPDVLDAALLRPGRFDRQIMVDRPDLKGRHEILKIHSRGKPLGDDIDLEVLARRTPGFTGADLANLVNEAALLAARHGKKAIDMVELEDAIERVIAGPERKSRIISDKEKRVIAYHESGHALVGHVLPNTDPIHKISIISRGRALGYTLALPVEDKFLSARGEMLDEIAMMLGGRVAEAIAIGDITTGASNDIERATKLARQMVTQYGMSEKLGPMTLGEGQHEVFLGRDFSATPNYSQEIAFEIDKEVRRLIDEAYETAYRILTERREQLDLMADVLVERETVDKDELEALLEGTWAAFLEQEKAKAAERPKEQKPKRGAKKQVEEQVEEQEPEAEAPSDDRPIVDVPPPLGDPGGA comes from the coding sequence GTGAACCGTAATCTCAGGACGGCCCTGCTCTATCTGTTCTTCATCGTGCTCGGCCTGCTGTTCCTCGCGAACACGCTGCAGCCCGCGGGTGTGACCGACGAGTTGAGCTACTCGGAGTTCACCACCGCGCTGAAGGCTGGGCGTGTGGTGAGCGCCGAGGTCTTCGCGCGCAGCCAGGAGATCGAAGGGGAGTACTATCCCGACGACGACGCGTTGGCACAGGGCGAGCACAAGGTGTTCGTCACGAACTACCTGGACGGCGCCGCGCTCACGGAGGATCTCAAGCGCTACGAGCCGAACGAGGGCTACACGGTCAACATGCAGGACAACCAGATCTGGTTGAGCCTGCTCACCTCGTTCGTTCCGATCGTGATCATCGTGATCGTGATGTTCTGGCTCATCAACCAGATGCAGGGCGGCAATTCCAAGGTGATGTCGTTCGGGAAGAGCCGGGCGAAGCGCATCACGCGTGACCAGCCGCGCATCACGTTCAAGGACGTTGCGGGCGTGGACGAGGCGGTGGAGGAGCTCGAGGAGATCAAGGAGTTCCTCGCCAACCCCGGCAAGTTCCAGGCCCTCGGCGCCAAGATCCCCAAGGGCGTGCTGCTCGTAGGCCCTCCGGGTACCGGTAAGACGCTCCTGGCGCGCGCCGTGGCCGGCGAGGCCGGCGTGCCGTTCTTCACGATCTCCGGCTCGGACTTCGTGGAGATGTTCGTGGGCGTGGGCGCGAGCCGCGTGCGCGACCTGTTCGAGCAGGCCAAGGCCGCGAGCCCCTGCATCGTCTTCATCGACGAGCTCGATGCCGTGGGCCGCATGCGCGGCGCCGGACTCGGCGGTGGTCACGACGAGCGCGAGCAGACGCTGAACCAGCTGCTCGTGGAGATGGACGGTTTCGACATCAAGGACAACGTCATCATCATGGCGGCCACCAACCGCCCGGACGTGCTTGATGCGGCGCTGCTGCGCCCCGGTCGTTTCGACCGGCAGATCATGGTCGACCGTCCCGACCTCAAGGGCCGGCACGAGATCCTCAAGATCCACTCCCGGGGCAAGCCGCTCGGTGACGACATCGACCTCGAGGTCCTGGCCCGACGCACGCCCGGATTCACCGGCGCCGACCTGGCCAACCTGGTGAACGAGGCGGCGCTGCTGGCCGCGCGTCACGGCAAGAAGGCCATCGACATGGTGGAGCTCGAGGACGCGATCGAGCGGGTCATCGCCGGCCCGGAGCGCAAGAGCCGCATCATCTCCGACAAGGAGAAGCGGGTCATCGCCTACCACGAGTCTGGTCACGCGCTCGTGGGGCACGTGCTGCCCAACACCGATCCGATCCACAAGATCAGCATCATCAGCCGCGGACGGGCGCTCGGCTACACCCTCGCGCTCCCGGTGGAGGACAAGTTCCTCTCCGCCAGGGGCGAGATGCTCGACGAGATCGCGATGATGCTGGGCGGTCGGGTCGCCGAGGCGATCGCCATCGGCGATATCACCACGGGCGCCAGCAACGACATCGAGCGGGCCACGAAGCTCGCGCGCCAGATGGTCACCCAGTACGGCATGTCCGAGAAGCTCGGGCCGATGACCCTCGGGGAGGGTCAGCACGAGGTCTTCCTCGGCAGGGACTTCTCGGCGACGCCGAACTACTCGCAGGAGATCGCGTTCGAGATCGACAAAGAGGTGCGTCGTCTGATCGATGAGGCGTACGAGACCGCGTACCGCATCCTCACCGAGCGGCGTGAGCAACTCGACCTCATGGCCGACGTGCTCGTTGAGCGCGAGACCGTGGACAAGGACGAGCTCGAGGCGCTGCTGGAGGGCACGTGGGCCGCGTTCCTGGAGCAGGAGAAAGCGAAGGCCGCTGAGCGGCCGAAGGAACAGAAGCCTAAGCGTGGCGCCAAGAAGCAGGTCGAGGAGCAGGTCGAGGAGCAGGAACCTGAGGCCGAGGCGCCCTCCGACGACCGGCCCATCGTCGATGTGCCGCCGCCGCTCGGCGACCCCGGCGGAGCGTGA
- the hpt gene encoding hypoxanthine phosphoribosyltransferase, with amino-acid sequence MHDDIDRVIIAEEEITRRVAELGQEISERYAGSDRPLLLVAVLRGASLFVADLARAIEGPVELDFMAVSSYGSTTKSSGVVRILKDLDEDIEGRDVLVVEDILDTGLTLKYLLRNLASRKPKSLEVVTLLEKEDKQQVPIECAYVGFTVPDEFVVGYGLDYAERYRNLPYIGVLKHEIYAD; translated from the coding sequence ATCCACGACGACATCGATCGCGTGATCATCGCCGAAGAGGAGATCACGCGGCGGGTGGCCGAGCTCGGGCAGGAGATCTCGGAGCGGTATGCCGGGAGTGACCGTCCGCTGTTGCTCGTGGCCGTGCTCCGCGGCGCGTCGCTGTTCGTGGCCGACCTGGCCCGCGCGATCGAAGGCCCGGTGGAGCTGGACTTCATGGCCGTCTCCAGTTACGGATCCACGACCAAGTCGTCGGGCGTGGTGCGGATCCTGAAAGACCTCGACGAGGACATCGAGGGACGCGACGTGCTCGTGGTCGAGGACATCCTCGACACCGGCCTTACGCTCAAGTATCTCTTGCGCAACCTCGCGTCCCGCAAGCCCAAGAGCCTAGAGGTGGTCACGCTGCTCGAGAAGGAAGACAAGCAGCAGGTGCCTATCGAGTGCGCGTACGTTGGATTCACCGTGCCCGACGAGTTCGTGGTGGGGTACGGTCTGGATTATGCCGAGCGGTATAGGAACCTTCCGTATATCGGGGTACTGAAACATGAGATCTACGCCGACTGA
- the tilS gene encoding tRNA lysidine(34) synthetase TilS: MTTITDIARASVDRHEMFDDGCVVLAMVSGGADSVALLRLLAAGELRQVAALSVLHVNHGLRGSESDADEAWVRELCARLGVECTVVRHDVSGYADAEGLNLEDAGRRIRYRFAESELDARCDAFGAPRTAGRIAVAHTADDRIETFLARLVSGAGKGGLSSIAPVRGRVVRPLIDARRTDVTGYLASLGQEWREDATNADTSRERSWVRHELLPVIEERDPGFARSALRTMTVLADEDALLAEMADAFARDFTRVEHGVLVIDRAPVQTLSRPMARRTVRAAVLAAFPEASRLEFEHSEALVDGIGDPGFARDLPFGLRAEVEYDTLRISRKDSDVPVLVPGLLHCPDRLDLGPAGTLECTQGEAGAHVTGPDQVSIDADAVVWPLVVDVPLEGDRMRPLGMWGTKKVSDILVDAKVPRRLRQATPVVRSAGEIVWLAGVRPADQCRVTPETRRVADIVWRRPSSGSDGPTA, translated from the coding sequence ATGACGACGATCACCGATATCGCCCGCGCCAGCGTCGACCGTCACGAGATGTTCGACGACGGCTGCGTCGTGCTGGCCATGGTGAGCGGGGGAGCCGACTCGGTCGCGCTGCTACGGCTCCTCGCCGCAGGCGAGCTCCGGCAGGTCGCGGCGTTGTCGGTGCTGCACGTGAACCACGGCCTCCGTGGATCGGAGTCCGACGCCGATGAGGCCTGGGTGCGCGAGCTGTGCGCGCGGCTGGGCGTGGAGTGCACGGTGGTGCGCCACGATGTTAGTGGATACGCCGACGCCGAGGGGCTCAATCTCGAGGACGCCGGGCGGCGCATCCGCTACCGGTTCGCAGAGAGCGAGCTCGACGCGCGTTGCGACGCCTTCGGCGCGCCGCGCACGGCCGGACGGATCGCGGTGGCGCACACCGCGGACGACCGGATCGAGACCTTCCTCGCCCGCCTCGTGTCGGGGGCGGGGAAGGGCGGCCTGAGCTCTATCGCCCCGGTTCGCGGGCGCGTGGTTCGTCCGCTCATCGATGCACGCCGGACCGACGTGACCGGATACCTCGCATCGCTCGGCCAGGAGTGGCGCGAGGACGCCACGAACGCCGATACGAGCCGTGAGCGTTCGTGGGTCCGGCACGAGCTGCTTCCGGTGATCGAAGAGCGCGATCCGGGGTTCGCCCGCTCGGCCCTGCGGACGATGACCGTGCTTGCCGATGAGGATGCGCTCCTGGCCGAGATGGCCGACGCGTTCGCCCGTGACTTCACCCGGGTCGAACATGGCGTGCTGGTGATCGACCGCGCGCCCGTGCAGACGCTCTCGCGGCCGATGGCGCGACGCACCGTGCGGGCGGCGGTGCTCGCGGCCTTCCCGGAAGCATCACGTCTGGAGTTCGAGCACTCAGAGGCCCTGGTGGACGGAATCGGCGATCCGGGCTTCGCCCGCGATCTGCCGTTCGGTCTGCGGGCGGAGGTCGAGTACGATACACTTAGAATTTCTCGCAAGGACTCCGATGTCCCCGTTCTGGTACCGGGCTTGCTCCACTGTCCGGACAGGCTCGATCTGGGCCCGGCGGGCACGCTGGAATGCACACAAGGTGAGGCGGGTGCGCACGTCACCGGGCCCGACCAGGTGTCCATCGACGCCGATGCGGTCGTCTGGCCGCTTGTGGTCGACGTGCCGCTTGAAGGTGATCGCATGCGTCCGCTCGGCATGTGGGGTACGAAGAAGGTCTCGGACATCCTGGTGGATGCCAAGGTGCCGAGGCGCCTGCGGCAGGCGACGCCGGTGGTGAGAAGCGCAGGAGAGATCGTGTGGTTGGCGGGCGTGCGGCCGGCCGACCAGTGCCGGGTGACGCCGGAGACGCGCCGCGTGGCCGATATCGTGTGGCGGCGGCCATCTTCGGGTAGTGACGGTCCGACAGCGTGA
- a CDS encoding molybdopterin-dependent oxidoreductase, with protein MNLSRRGFFKLTGASFAAGALAELFGPSNAFAADEVPEMRIAGATESTSICCYCGVGCGMVLSVKDGELINLEGDPDHPINRGALCSKGNAQFNIRNVYDPETGELMLNPARVTKVKYRAPKATEWEEVEWDWAITEIAKRVKATRDANYTAVDENGVTVNRCEAIGNLGGAALDGEEGYVVQKLARALGVTWIEHQARIUHSATVQGLGQSFGRGAMTNHWVDLKNSDVVMVNGSNAAENHPISMKWVQEAKNAGGKLIVVDPRFSRSAAVADLYAPIRTGTDIAFYGGFFNYIMENGLYHEEYVKNYTNASYIVKESYSFEDGLFSGYDDSKRKYDATAWAYEVDEEAPWDTSETGAYSWVNKPGTPAFAPPVYKKAKTDPTLQDPRCVWQLMKKHFSRYTPELVSSITGMPQDVMLQVWDLYGSTGQPGKAGTIMYAMGQTQHTYGSQNVRSMAIMQLLLGNMGICGGGVNALRGESNVQGSTDMAMLFHIIPGYNPTPKAADHPTLAAYFEKTTVPNGYWTNRPKFIVSYLKELYGDYATLENDYAYDMMPKLDGTNHSHIAMFEHMEAGKMEGLFLWGQNPAVGGPNCSQERRAMEKLKWMVSIDLWETETAIFWSDKANVDPTTIDTEVFMLPAACHYEKSGEVANSGRWIQWRYKAVEPPGEAKDDLEIATEIYLKIKDLYEAEGGANPEQITKLNWDYLDADGHADVRKVARAINGYTVADNTLVANFTKLGADGTTACGNWIYSGYYNKEESWEDPSTQPTGARDNTDNPGDGLEKPIGSYLGWSFAWPVNRRIIYNRASADPSGKPYNEDKVIVAWDGEKWLRNDVPDFGWNKVLPDGTNQAIPPNTTAFMMNAEGVSRFFASGNADGPFPEHYEPFESPVENQMSSTQFNPAAVVVESAAKTRGTYEDFPIVMTTFRLTEHWQTGGLTRNLPWLVETMPKMFVELSKELAEEKGIVSGDNVVIQNNRGAITAFAMVTNRIKSLDVAGKKIHQIAAPWHWGYGSTCSVGGMANDLTPNVGDANTWIPEYKSFLVDIRKQEV; from the coding sequence GTGAACCTTTCGAGGCGAGGATTCTTCAAGCTCACCGGTGCGTCATTCGCCGCCGGTGCGCTGGCCGAGCTGTTCGGCCCCTCGAACGCGTTCGCTGCTGATGAGGTTCCGGAGATGCGTATCGCCGGGGCCACGGAGTCGACATCGATCTGCTGCTACTGCGGTGTCGGCTGCGGGATGGTCCTGTCCGTCAAGGATGGCGAGCTCATCAACCTTGAGGGCGACCCGGACCACCCCATCAACAGAGGCGCGTTGTGTTCAAAGGGCAATGCCCAGTTCAACATCCGCAACGTCTACGATCCCGAGACCGGTGAGCTCATGCTCAACCCGGCTCGCGTCACCAAGGTGAAGTACCGCGCACCTAAGGCGACCGAGTGGGAAGAGGTCGAGTGGGATTGGGCGATCACGGAGATCGCGAAGCGCGTCAAGGCGACCCGTGACGCGAACTACACCGCCGTCGATGAGAACGGCGTGACCGTCAACCGGTGCGAAGCCATCGGTAACCTCGGCGGCGCGGCGCTTGACGGCGAAGAGGGCTACGTGGTGCAGAAACTCGCGCGCGCGCTCGGCGTGACGTGGATCGAACACCAGGCCCGTATATGACACAGCGCCACGGTCCAAGGTTTGGGCCAATCATTCGGGCGCGGTGCCATGACGAACCACTGGGTGGACCTCAAGAACTCTGACGTCGTGATGGTCAACGGCAGTAACGCCGCAGAGAACCACCCGATCTCCATGAAGTGGGTGCAGGAAGCGAAGAACGCCGGTGGCAAGCTGATCGTGGTCGACCCGCGCTTCAGCAGGAGCGCCGCGGTCGCCGATCTCTATGCCCCGATCCGTACCGGCACCGACATCGCCTTCTACGGCGGCTTCTTCAATTACATCATGGAGAACGGTCTGTACCACGAGGAGTACGTCAAGAACTACACGAACGCGTCCTACATCGTGAAGGAATCGTACTCGTTCGAAGACGGCCTCTTCTCGGGCTACGACGACTCCAAGCGCAAGTACGACGCCACCGCGTGGGCATACGAGGTGGACGAGGAAGCGCCATGGGACACGTCGGAGACAGGCGCGTACTCATGGGTCAACAAGCCGGGCACGCCGGCTTTCGCTCCGCCGGTCTACAAGAAGGCGAAGACCGACCCCACGCTCCAGGATCCGCGCTGCGTCTGGCAGCTCATGAAGAAGCACTTCTCCCGCTACACGCCGGAGCTCGTCTCTTCGATCACCGGTATGCCGCAGGACGTCATGCTCCAGGTGTGGGACCTCTATGGCAGCACCGGTCAGCCCGGCAAGGCCGGCACGATCATGTACGCGATGGGGCAGACGCAGCACACGTACGGCTCGCAGAACGTGCGCTCGATGGCGATCATGCAGCTCCTGCTCGGCAACATGGGTATCTGCGGCGGTGGCGTGAACGCGCTCCGTGGCGAGTCGAACGTTCAGGGTTCGACCGACATGGCGATGCTGTTCCACATCATCCCCGGCTACAACCCCACGCCGAAGGCTGCTGATCACCCCACGCTAGCCGCGTACTTCGAGAAGACCACGGTGCCCAACGGCTACTGGACCAACCGGCCCAAGTTCATCGTGAGCTACCTCAAGGAGCTCTACGGCGACTACGCCACGCTCGAGAACGACTACGCGTATGACATGATGCCCAAGCTCGACGGCACCAACCACAGCCATATCGCGATGTTCGAGCACATGGAAGCCGGCAAGATGGAGGGTCTGTTCCTCTGGGGTCAGAACCCGGCCGTTGGTGGCCCGAACTGCTCCCAGGAGCGCAGGGCCATGGAGAAGCTGAAGTGGATGGTTTCGATCGACCTCTGGGAGACCGAGACCGCCATCTTCTGGAGCGACAAGGCCAACGTCGATCCCACCACGATCGACACCGAGGTCTTCATGCTCCCCGCCGCTTGCCACTACGAGAAGTCGGGCGAGGTCGCGAACTCGGGTCGCTGGATCCAGTGGCGCTACAAGGCCGTCGAGCCTCCCGGAGAGGCCAAGGACGACCTCGAGATCGCAACCGAGATCTACCTCAAGATCAAGGATCTCTACGAGGCCGAGGGTGGCGCGAACCCCGAGCAGATCACCAAGCTCAACTGGGACTACCTGGACGCAGACGGTCACGCCGACGTCCGCAAGGTAGCCCGCGCGATCAACGGCTACACCGTGGCGGACAACACGTTGGTGGCGAACTTCACCAAGCTCGGCGCCGACGGCACCACCGCATGTGGTAACTGGATCTACAGCGGCTACTACAACAAGGAGGAGAGCTGGGAGGATCCGTCCACCCAGCCCACCGGTGCACGCGACAACACCGACAACCCGGGCGATGGCCTGGAGAAGCCGATCGGTTCGTATCTCGGCTGGTCGTTCGCGTGGCCTGTCAACCGCCGCATCATCTACAACCGCGCTTCAGCGGATCCCTCGGGCAAGCCCTACAACGAGGACAAGGTCATCGTTGCGTGGGATGGCGAGAAGTGGCTCCGCAACGACGTGCCCGACTTCGGCTGGAACAAGGTGCTGCCTGACGGCACCAACCAGGCGATCCCGCCCAACACCACCGCGTTCATGATGAACGCCGAGGGTGTCAGCCGGTTCTTCGCCTCGGGCAACGCCGATGGTCCCTTCCCGGAGCACTACGAGCCCTTCGAGTCCCCGGTGGAGAACCAGATGTCGAGCACGCAGTTCAACCCGGCCGCAGTGGTGGTCGAGTCGGCTGCGAAGACGCGCGGCACGTACGAGGACTTCCCGATCGTCATGACCACCTTCCGTCTCACGGAGCACTGGCAGACCGGCGGTCTCACCCGCAACCTGCCGTGGCTCGTCGAGACCATGCCCAAGATGTTCGTCGAGCTCTCCAAGGAGCTCGCCGAGGAGAAGGGCATCGTCTCCGGCGATAACGTGGTCATCCAGAACAACCGCGGTGCGATCACGGCGTTCGCCATGGTCACCAACCGCATCAAGTCGCTCGACGTTGCGGGCAAGAAGATCCACCAGATCGCCGCTCCGTGGCACTGGGGCTACGGCTCCACCTGCTCCGTGGGTGGTATGGCCAACGACCTGACCCCGAACGTCGGTGATGCGAACACCTGGATCCCCGAGTACAAGTCGTTCCTGGTCGATATCCGGAAGCAGGAGGTGTGA
- a CDS encoding 4Fe-4S dicluster domain-containing protein has product MAETAIMYDSSKCTACKGCQVACKQWNQLPSPLSSELFEYTESFQAPRDLGSNTWLIINFSEEDKEIGIDWNFMRNSCFHCTDAACEMACPVGAISHKDNGAVVIDQDKCIGCRYCVASCPFDVPRWDEAKNKTFKCWQCFDRTSAGRAPACVSTCPTDALQFGDRAEMLGLARERVSELKAAGFDKAEIYGEDELGGLHTIVVAHRGLEAHGLIRDPKIGLTDFWQFLKPLGAIGAGATVLGLGFSYFMARDYDRGEYSYDEATDTVSVKEVE; this is encoded by the coding sequence ATGGCTGAGACGGCAATCATGTACGACAGCTCCAAGTGCACCGCCTGCAAGGGTTGCCAGGTGGCGTGCAAGCAGTGGAACCAGCTTCCTTCTCCACTGTCGAGTGAGTTGTTCGAGTACACGGAGAGCTTCCAGGCTCCGAGAGACCTCGGTTCGAACACCTGGCTGATCATCAACTTCAGCGAGGAAGACAAAGAGATCGGGATCGACTGGAACTTCATGCGCAACTCGTGCTTCCACTGCACGGATGCCGCGTGTGAGATGGCCTGCCCCGTGGGCGCCATCTCCCACAAGGACAACGGCGCGGTCGTGATCGATCAGGACAAGTGCATCGGATGTCGCTACTGCGTGGCGTCCTGCCCGTTCGATGTCCCGCGCTGGGACGAGGCCAAGAACAAGACCTTCAAGTGCTGGCAGTGCTTCGACCGCACCTCGGCCGGACGCGCGCCCGCATGCGTGAGCACCTGCCCCACCGACGCCCTGCAGTTCGGCGATCGTGCGGAGATGCTCGGTCTGGCCAGGGAGCGTGTGAGCGAACTCAAGGCAGCTGGATTCGACAAGGCTGAGATCTACGGCGAGGACGAGCTCGGCGGCCTCCACACCATCGTGGTGGCTCACCGGGGTCTCGAGGCCCACGGCCTCATCCGCGACCCGAAGATCGGTCTCACCGACTTCTGGCAGTTCCTTAAGCCGCTCGGCGCCATCGGCGCTGGCGCGACCGTTCTCGGTCTCGGCTTCTCGTACTTCATGGCACGCGACTACGATCGCGGCGAGTACTCGTACGATGAGGCGACCGACACCGTGTCCGTCAAGGAGGTGGAATAG
- a CDS encoding cytochrome b/b6 domain-containing protein translates to MRYIQRHSAFARGLHWIHTIACLSLFATGLILFIPSVAAAVGTATVQGARMVHRVMAVIFIVAPIVSMIISPKGFVHLWNSLFFKWDADDKEFMKKFFPYLLFGAKQHMPPQKINKSGQGAVDGVLIFASVFISLTGVVLWWPEFFGGPTSGLFQWSLVLHSGLMILIGVIMLAHIYLGAGIFQPYKGSGKLMFGNGRVTESDALYHWGHWAKDELKKGDNVIVE, encoded by the coding sequence GTGAGGTACATCCAAAGGCATAGCGCGTTCGCACGCGGCCTTCACTGGATCCACACCATCGCCTGCTTGTCGCTGTTCGCGACCGGACTGATCCTCTTCATTCCGTCCGTGGCGGCGGCCGTTGGCACGGCTACGGTCCAGGGCGCGCGCATGGTCCATCGCGTGATGGCTGTGATCTTCATCGTGGCTCCGATCGTGTCCATGATCATCAGCCCCAAGGGCTTCGTCCACCTGTGGAACAGCCTGTTCTTCAAGTGGGATGCTGACGACAAGGAGTTCATGAAGAAGTTCTTCCCGTACTTGCTCTTCGGCGCGAAGCAGCACATGCCGCCGCAGAAGATCAACAAGTCGGGTCAGGGTGCTGTCGACGGCGTGCTGATCTTCGCCTCCGTCTTCATCTCCCTCACCGGTGTGGTGCTGTGGTGGCCGGAGTTCTTCGGCGGCCCCACCAGCGGGCTGTTCCAGTGGAGCCTCGTGCTGCACTCCGGCCTCATGATCCTCATCGGGGTCATCATGCTCGCGCACATCTACCTGGGCGCTGGCATCTTCCAGCCGTACAAGGGTTCCGGCAAGCTGATGTTCGGCAACGGTCGCGTGACCGAGTCGGATGCTCTGTACCACTGGGGCCACTGGGCCAAGGACGAGCTCAAGAAGGGCGACAATGTGATCGTGGAGTAA